A single Plasmodium malariae genome assembly, chromosome: 6 DNA region contains:
- the PmUG01_06026100 gene encoding Plasmodium exported protein, unknown function, whose translation MKQKVKFQFFIKISTFILLTQVCHYYNDMHNIDKKLDTRNYRLLENYKQENYLKNILLNYSIPNIGEYKEKDTFNDKITEGKNKKRNECSLNNIKDYKQARKDKSSIYTGGNLYVEKRILDNMFFLNNIRGDMNDNKRKLIKKRTDKYLLILWLPVLLVVVGFTITFYLCIKKYFGSLPEWSSEITAIIVLFLTLSIFVFIVITFACKKIKKYDNSLRKISKMNERDYLYFPNV comes from the exons ATGAAACAAAAAGTTAagtttcaattttttattaaaattagtaCGTTTATCCTTTTAACACAGGTATGTCATTATTACAATGATATG CACAACATcgataaaaaattagatacaagaaattatcgattactagaaaattataaacaagaaaattacttaaaaaatatattattaaattatagtaTTCCAAATATTGGGGAATACAAGGAGAAAGATActtttaatgataaaataaccgaaggaaaaaataaaaaaagaaatgaatgttcattaaataatatcaaaGACTATAAACAAGCAAGAAAGGATAAATCATCTATTTACACTGGAGGAAATTTATATGTTGAAAAAAGGATACTAgataatatgttttttctaaataatatTAGGGGTGATATGaatgataataaaaggaaattaaTCAAGAAGAGAActgataaatatttattgatTCTTTGGTTACCTGTGTTGCTTGTAGTAGTTGGATTTActataactttttatttgtgtataaaaaaatattttggaaGTTTACCTGAATGGTCCAGTGAAATAACGGCAATTATAGTATTGTTTTTAACATTGAGTATTTTCGTTTTTATAGTGATTACTTTTGcctgtaaaaaaattaaaaaatatgacaaTTCATTACgtaaaattagtaaaatgAATGAAAGAGATTATCTGTATTTCCCTAATGTATAG
- the PmUG01_06026300 gene encoding fam-m protein, which translates to MILGKYIKDQKIKLFFFTKIFTFNFLMWIFLFTSYASKINKTLDGIYNVDSKLVERAYRLLGKHKQKKRSNTVWIKEELPNNEAFEKKDISNHDDVAIRKKKQLNESSLDKSKLYTEVIDYDSGMFDGKHYHYEKKWINKKDYDNILKRKRRINFMTLSKMKYKGYGLVVALFFFLIFFGIGSPIVEFSGVRRTIGKSLSNATWWLPMKDFENTLVSLLSDVIFDNIFIISYVVSIVMLAIVIVILVPRILRNNEKYKKIKLTKE; encoded by the exons ATGATAttaggaaaatatattaaggaccaaaaaattaaattatttttctttactaaaatttttacctttaattttttaatgtggATATTCCTTTTTACTAGTTATGCA agtaaaataaataaaactttGGATGGGATATACAATGTTGATAGCAAATTAGTTGAAAGAGCTTACCGATTATTAGGAAAACATAAACAGAAAAAACGTTCAAATACTGTATGGATAAAAGAAGAGCTTCCAAATAATGAAGCGTTCgagaaaaaagatatatctaATCATGATGATGTGGCtataaggaaaaagaaacaatTGAATGAAAGTTCATTAGATAAATCAAAACTCTATACAGAAGTTATAGATTATGATAGTGGAATGTTCGATGGGAAGCATTatcattatgaaaaaaaatggattaacAAAAAGGATTATgataatatacttaaaagaaaaaggagaatTAACTTTATGACTTtaagtaaaatgaaatataaggGATATGGTTTAGTGGTTgccttgtttttttttttaatttttttcggAATAGGATCTCCTATAGTGGAATTTTCAGGGGTCAGGAGAACTATTGGAAAGAGCTTGTCCAATGCCACATGGTGGTTACCTATGAAAGACTTTGAAAATACGTTAGTATCATTGCTTTCAGATGTAATatttgataatatttttataatatcatatGTGGTATCTATCGTTATGTTAGCAATCGTGATTGTAATACTCGTCCCTAGGAtcttaagaaataatgaaaaatacaaaaaaattaagttgacgaaagaataa
- the PmUG01_06026400 gene encoding Plasmodium exported protein, unknown function, with protein MEQRIKFIFFIKISVFILSYWICQFYSVMNNFNKFLDEEYYFCRKLNTRIYRLLGNYKKYIYSYIGDLELNIPYNTKKKNEKLFTIDNEKLDKEKRETLHRCLLYKEKLIKRLMKNKCTMLHKSYNHYEKKIMNGLDDKYFFKKMMLNNDKDYKKLKSRKYGLRLFLLSVFFVVVLMIPILDSSIGNLLIILFTLFENGTTADLGAEKSGPAGHANSSWLSYFIENPSVQYKIQSILMYCVPILILAIILILGIFYYYKNVIKHKKIKFFEAFSEW; from the exons aTGGAACAAAGAAttaagtttatattttttattaaaatttctgtGTTTATCCTTTCATATTGGATATGTCAATTTTACAGTGTTATG aacaattttaacaaatttttgGATGAGgagtattatttttgtagaaaattaaatacaagAATTTATCGATTATtaggaaattataaaaagtacatttattcatatattggAGATTTAGAATTAAACATACCTTATAACACAAAGAAAAAGaacgaaaaattatttacaatagataatgaaaaattggacaaagaaaaaagagaaacatTACATAGATGCTtattatataaggaaaaattaattaagagacttatgaaaaataaatgtaccaTGTTACATAAATCATATAAccattatgaaaaaaaaataatgaatggacttgatgataaatatttttttaaaaaaatgatgttaaataatgataaggattacaaaaaattaaaaagtagaAAATATGGATTAAGactttttttactttcagTATTTTTCGTAGTCGTATTAATGATACCTATATTAGATTCATCCATTGGTAATTTATTGATCATTTTATTTACGTTATTCGAAAATGGCACAACAGCTGATTTGGGGGCTGAGAAATCCGGTCCTGCAGGCCATGCGAATTCTTCGTGGCTCtcttattttatagaaaatcCTTCTGTACAATACAAAATCCAAAGTATTCTAATGTATTGTGTACCTATCTTAATATTGGctattatacttatattgggaatattttattattataaaaatgttataaaacataaaaaaattaagttctTTGAAGCGTTCAGTGAATGGTAa
- the PmUG01_06026500 gene encoding fam-l protein, producing the protein MMEQKIRLFLFIKISFFTLLGWICHFYSDMCSLNKNLVEKCNLCRKLNTRNYRLLEKSKKDKDLCVENFKEMPNNELKEKKCISNNKKGTNEKHNHSCRSSLYIDKYGENVKKNKCVITKTKKYSNFEEKIFKELDYRDYLKNVKMIKDKEYGKLVHTKRRIRIALLLLLFLVLILPVLDLSLEKLADGGLLGLLGLLYPTKAVADPPGSMIVHGIDGLLIKLFNIGDWGPSKAIPKLNFLFYCIPFLIFVVIFILGMVYYYKKVIKYENIKFRKRLNKK; encoded by the exons ATgatggaacaaaaaattaggttgttcttatttattaaaatatcattttttacacTTTTAGGCTGGATATGTCACTTTTACAGTGATATG tgctctttaaataaaaatttggtTGAAAAATGCAATCTTTgtagaaaattaaatacaagaaattatcgattattagaaaaatctAAAAAGGATAAGGATTTATGtgttgaaaattttaaagaaatgccaaataatgaattaaaagaaaaaaaatgtatatctaataataaaaaaggaacaaatgaaaaacacAATCACTCATGTAGaagttcattatatattgataaataCGGTGAAAatgttaagaaaaataaatgtgttataactaaaacaaaaaaatattccaatttcgaagaaaaaatatttaaagaacttGATTATAGAGATTACCTTAAAAACGTCAAGATGATTAAAGATAAGGAATATGGAAAATTAGTACATACAAAACGCCGAATACGAATTGCCTTGCTTTTGTTATTGTTTTTGGTATTGATACTACCCGTATTAGATCTTTCATTAGAGAAACTTGCAGATGGTGGTTTGCTGGGCTTATTAGGATTGTTATACCCAACTAAAGCTGTAGCTGATCCTCCAGGAAGTATGATTGTTCATGGAATAGATGGACTTTTGATTAAATTGTTCAACATTGGAGATTGGGGTCCATCAAAAGCTATACCTAAATTaaactttttgttttattgcATACCTTTCCTTATATTTGTtgtcatatttatattagggATGGTTTACtactataaaaaagttataaaatacGAAAATATTAAGTTCAGAAAAAGATTAAATAAGAAGTAA
- the PmUG01_06026600 gene encoding PIR protein has product MDEEVYNEILAAIPSNKIYEEFKSEVDEENNEISCDIFNSIKSKYKDKCVKLCKNVARNFKYLYERGKPENYDYRCSHYKFWVYKEIEKMFEKNSAGDDVKDVITQFLNLQTSLTGTYGLYNCNYIFLKKNLEELDNKNKEKYLYEYFTNYDSIKSKDICIKVDVKKYKKYINFISSLYKNKKENCCWNEKSVCPHYFLKCGEEFNPSKLLSVLESDNGDSCNRLESFKETISIKKKLDSNILERAFLNSILLTDCPINNNSTILRCGFIRASSVRSSSGNAVENNEQRTNAVSSSSGIRMIKANADSSKVLSERIIKQFATSVSEEKHKMSSVENPGNEFRWNFAKGTLNCPPKRPEEDKYGMCEYIEELVEDGFFEKTEDSKGYKYKRGPLWNHKYLVNVARNKRQEKLRKSTPLKLNYSGRLQAIIHNKGEVSYASKSKGKAVPEKDIEYNVLRNTFSRISIVGALVLGIIFVFFLYFKFTPFGSYVGKIKKRKKRYRTNLAQLNRQRIPRRFIKRTYRNSDRRRFSVVNIE; this is encoded by the exons atggatGAAGAAGTTTAT AATGAAATTTTGGCAGCGATACCTTCAAATAAGATATACGAAGAATTTAAGTCTGAGGTCGATgaggaaaataatgaaataagttgtgatatatttaattcaatAAAAAGCAAGTACAAAGATAAGTGTGTTAAACTTTGTAAAAATGTTGCAAGaaactttaaatatttatatgaaagaGGTAAACCAGAAAACTATGATTACCGTTGTTCGCATTATAAATTCTGggtatataaagaaatagagaaaatgtttgaaaaaaattcagCGGGTGATGATGTTAAAGATGTTATAACTCAATTTCTTAATCTGCAAACTTCTCTTACTGGAACTTATGggttatataattgtaattatatatttttaaaaaaaaatttagaagaattggataataaaaataaagaaaaatatttgtatgagTATTTTACGAATTACGATAGTATTAAAAGTAAGGATATATGCATCAAAGTTGACgtgaaaaaatacaaaaaatatattaattttattagttctctatataaaaataagaaagagAACTGTTGTTGGAATGAAAAGTCAGTTTGTCCGCATTATTTTCTGAAATGTGGTGAAGAGTTTAATCCAAGTAAATTATTATCTGTATTAGAGTCCGACAATGGTGATAGTTGTAATAGATTAGAAAGTTTTAAAGAAACtataagtattaaaaaaaaactagaTTCTAATATTTTAGAACGAGCTTTTTTGAATTCAATTCTTCTTACTGATTGtcctattaataataatagtactATTTTACGATGTGGCTTCATCCGAGCATCTTCTGTGAGATCTAGCAGCGGAAATGCAGTTGAAAACAATGAACAGAGAACGAATGCAGTAAGTTCATCTTCAGGAATTCGCATGATAAAAGCTAATGCGGATTCATCAAAAGTTCTAAGTGAAAGAATTATAAAGCAATTTGCTACTAGTGTTTCAgaagaaaaacataaaatgtCATCTGTTGAAAATCCAGGTAATGAATTTAGATGGAATTTTGCAAAAGGGACACTGAATTGTCCACCTAAGAGACCAGAAGAGGATAAATATGGAATGTGTGAATATATTGAAGAATTGGTTGAAGATggtttttttgaaaaaacagAAGATTCTAAGGGTTACAAATATAAGAGAGGCCCGTTATGGAACCACAAATACTTAGTAAATGTAGCTAGAAATAAAAGACAAGAAAAATTAAGGAAAAGTACtccattaaaattaaattattcagGACGTTTACAAGCTATAATCCATAATAAAGGAGAGGTATCTTATGCTTCAAAGTCAAAAGGAAAAGCAGTTCCAGAAAAGGATATAgaatataatgtattacGGAACACTTTTTCCCGTATTTCCATTGTAGGTGCTTTGGTATTGGGAATaatttttgtctttttcctttattttaaa TTTACTCCCTTTGGGTCATATGtaggtaaaattaaaaaaaggaaaaaaagatatagaaCTAATTTAGCTCAATTAAATAGGCAAAGAATACCAAGGAGATTCATAAAACGTACTTATAGAAATTCTGACAGGAGGAGATTTAGTGTAGTAAATATAGAATAA